In Patagioenas fasciata isolate bPatFas1 chromosome 20, bPatFas1.hap1, whole genome shotgun sequence, a genomic segment contains:
- the PPP1R26 gene encoding protein phosphatase 1 regulatory subunit 26 isoform X2 → MFLMNASRLVALQTKWESFGAARNCRYPVCFSDAEGDVTRTSVSAKVQMIINNLQSQESPLGMNNEYDCIMQKKQKGEKGTSNRVTSNTTLLQKHPQYTKCGCPADLDDTEVEENVGFGTLLLDSDSDDSVDRGIEEAIQEYLKAKSKSDQSLQRNAECSENVSGDKGFKREFSQNKMAGNLLPVNFKADVLSEEYLSDHLGIGKRLQPASPQSISSDDSFEQSIQAEIVQFLNEKKQQESSKCVIGEDKKDSHVRAVLKCNKETTNQPNCGAIKQGCNALLLRHHPQLQKTSAQPKCLQSKTQEQPSDFRQANQAYLEMATASQPWLAERNEESGANYWGTRGALINESVHASDSSSDDGIEEAIQLYQLEKIRKEAGHAAAPVPLQREQLDTKGMADISASLTISSTKSASPEIHKSRIGSKRKEINSKSTELESTSNEFNKLFKPLKKARHFAPPGNKIAACELTLQASCRADTSAELMCAEAILDISKTIMPSQMGSDSKSLAADSFFSPQLLSSSRCESDSSLVDSDDSIEQEIRAFLALKAQSESLGTKPPSLAHSIQMPLPSEQNSLTSTLEPSLPKTLKLSLSQKRRLKREGRIAKQGASKPPEQRETGLFQPGNHSRFPVLQEGCALSSPAELCDAQRLGSKETRQQQPAASELSGCVALDPVNPFIQVQSSTGKLMKNTIQTQERDGSDDESSSLDSDEDLDSAIKDLLRSKRKLKKKSKDQKSQCKKRVRFSETETQLLDEFSSLQQNEWKCKNPMLLKSCFSKPRKAVKENAIRNPPDNTSVKLTNEKPETVKNLEFNLQLKKGYKPKPISNQNNLRIAKNRKCAFTAASDADDSSSVDSDDSIEQEIRKFLAEKAKDTAGNSEMQKDDVTLDLLSVTKPAANKGKAKQQLVENELDLMLGQGKKTEMSQQTDELKNSQRTEGKSAILHGSGKSASSAENVHTTGRSKAKQGAVEVKGVAGGELAGNAMGKNDVPPTEPEQKMLPPKTSKNEGRKVQKAMNAKSRAKRKNTFHLKISSKFIAGLKYARDRKKSLLLNKRQKAECLLAQSSALGAEVASQDTDRLNQGRGAPLPKGEFSGESTTATKESSSAQKLPVEVLSPHVAETCESLEAAPLYIKEGAGGCRRAGASGDQSHSHVSLPSQERSVAAVKADKVWGGTSEAESIQMWIEEGDSHKGSWANSNLDPPRPEHGMAVVKADKMSRDTSQQSVRVCSKGEDTQQDRRPDPSLGCPLQTLNVTAVAMDRTSGGTCTNTSMQMCIKKEKVICQDSERQEEIQVSSTSLEGKIPVLQDRETAGEVDQGQEVLDKTFAKCSAVPAGHCPDSLLKGKLSNMSRKGSYEKLEVLPRA, encoded by the exons ATGTTCCTTATGAATGCTTCTCGTTTGGTAGCTCTTCAGACAAAATGGGAGTCCTTTGGAGCTGCGAGGAATTGTAGATACCCCGTTTGCTTCTCTGACGCTGAAGGGGACGTCACTAGAACCTCTGTAAGTGCGAAAGTGCAAATGATCATAAACAACCTGCAAAGTCAAGAGTCTCCCCTGGGTATGAACAATGAGTATGATTGTATTATGCAGAAGAaacaaaagggagaaaagggCACTAGTAACAGAGTCACATCTAACACCACGTTGCTACAGAAGCATCCTCAATATACCAAGTGTGGATGCCCCGCAGATTTGGACGACACCGAAGTGGAAGAGAACGTGGGGTTTGGGACTCTCTTGCTCGATTCTGATAGCGACGATTCTGTTGACCGAGGTATCGAGGAAGCCATTCAAGAGTActtgaaagcaaaaagcaaaagtgACCAGTCCTTGCAAAGGAATGCAGAGTGTTCTGAGAATGTAAGCGGAGACAAAGGGTTTAAGAGAGAATTCTCCCAGAACAAAATGGCTGGTAACCTTCTCCCCGTGAACTTTAAAGCTGACGTGCTCTCTGAAGAGTACCTGTCTGACCACCTGGGAATTGGTAAAAGGCTGCAGCCTGCTTCCCCTCAGAGCATCAGCAGCGATGACTCTTTTGAACAGAGCATACAGGCTGAAATAGTGCAGTTCCTGAATGAGAAGAAGCAGCAAGAATCAAGTAAATGTGTAATCGGGGAGGATAAGAAAGACTCCCATGTGAGAGCTGTCTTAAAAtgcaacaaagaaacaacaaaccaaccaaactgtGGTGCTATAAAGCAAGGCTGTAATGCGCTCCTCTTGAGACACCATCCCCAGCTACAGAAAACCAGCGCGCAGCCCAAGTGTTTGCAGTCGAAAACCCAGGAACAGCCCAGTGATTTCAGGCAAGCGAACCAAGCGTATCTAGAAATGGCCACTGCCAGCCAGCCCTGGTTAGCAGAGCGAAATGAAGAAAGTGGAGCTAATTACTGGGGGACGAGGGGAGCGCTGATCAACGAGAGCGTGCACGCGTCTGACTCGAGCAGCGATGATGGTATAGAAGAAGCCATTCAGCTTTATCAGCTGGAGAAAATCAGGAAAGAGGCAGGTCATGCAGCAGCCCCTGTGCCTTTGCAGAGGGAACAACTCGACACAAAGGGTATGGCGGACATTTCTGCGAGCCTGACGATTAGCTCAACAAAAAGTGCCTCACCAGAAATCCATAAAAGCCGTATCGGCAGCAagagaaaagaaattaattcaaagtcaacagaattagaaagcaccAGCAATGAATTTAACAAGCTGTTTAAACCACTGAAAAAAGCCAGGCACTTTGCACCTCCGGGAAACAAGATCGCTGCTTGCGAGCTCACGTTGCAGGCCTCTTGCAGAGCAGACACATCTGCAGAACTCATGTGTGCGGAAGCTATCCTCGATATTTCCAAAACAATCATGCCATCCCAAATGGGAAGTGACAGCAAATCACTGGCCGCAGACTCCTTCTTTTCTCCCCAGCTTCTCTCGTCCTCCCGCTGTGAAAGCGACAGCAGCCTTGTGGACAGCGATGACAGTATAGAGCAAGAAATCAGGGCTTTTTTGGCTCTGAAAGCACAGTCGGAAAGCCTCGGAACAAAGCCTCCCAGCCTGGCACACTCCATCCAGATGCCTTTGCCTTCTGAGCAAAACAGCCTTACCAGTacccttgagccttctcttcccaAAACACTGAAGCTATCACTGagtcagaagaggagactgaaaagggaaggaaggataGCAAAACAAGGCGCATCAAAACCACCTGAACAGCGGGAGACGGGACTTTTCCAGCCAGGTAACCATTCCAGATTTCCTGTGCTCCAAGAGGGATGTGCCCTGAGCAGCCCTGCGGAACTCTGCGATGCTCAAAGGCTGGGCAGCAAAGAGACTCGGCAGCAGCAGCCGGCAGCTTCCGAATTATCGGGATGTGTGGCCTTGGACCCTGTAAACCCTTTCATCCAGGTTCAGAGTAGCACAGGAAAGCTTATGAAAAATACCATCCAAACGCAGGAGCGGGATGGTTCGGATGATGAGAGCAGTTCTCTCGATAGTGATGAGGACCTTGATAGCGCTATCAAGGACCTTTTACGgtctaaaagaaaattaaagaagaaatccAAGGACCAGAAGTCTCAGTGCAAGAAGAGAGTCAGATTTAGCGAGACCGAAACTCAGCTGCTAGATGAATTCAGTAGCCTCCAACAAAACGAGTGGAAATGTAAAAACCCCATGCTACTGAAAAGCTGCTTCTCAAAACCTAGAAAAGCTGTGAAAGAGAATGCAATCAGAAACCCTCCAGACAACACGAGTGTCAAACTTACCAATGAAAAACCAGAAACCGTGAAAAACTTAGAGTTTAACCTACAGCTTAAAAAAGGATATAAACCGAAACCAATTTCAAACCAGAATAACCTGCGGATAGCTAAAAATAGAAAATGTGCTTTCACAGCTGCATCAGACGCCGATGACAGCAGCTCAGTGGACAGCGATGACAGCATCGAGCAAGAAATTAGGAAGTTTTTGGCAGAAAAAGCTAAAGACACCGCAGGCAATTCAGAGATGCAAAAAGATGATGTCACTCTGGACCTGTTGAGCGTGACCAAACCAGCTGCtaataaaggaaaagcaaagcaacagCTGGTTGAAAATGAGCTTGACCTCATGCTGGGCCAGGGTAAAAAGACTGAGATGTCTCAGCAAACTGATGAGTTGAAGAACTCTCAGAGAACGGAAGGGAAAAGTGCAATTTTACATGGCAGTGGGAAATCTGCTTCCTCTGCAGAGAATGTTCATACTACTGGCCGGTCGAAAGCTAAGCAAGGAGCGGTGGAGGTTAAAGGTGTTGCTGGTGGTGAGTTGGCCGGAAACGCAATGGGTAAAAACGATGTCCCTcctacagagcccgagcagaaaATGCTTCCACCTAAAACCAGCAAAAATGAAGGTCGTAAAGTGCAAAAAGCAATGAATGCAAAGTCTCGAGCTAAAAGAAAGAACACCTTCCATCTAAAAATTTCAAGTAAATTTATTGCAGGTCTAAAATATGCTCGGGACAGGAAAAAATCCCTGCTTTTGaacaaaaggcagaaagcagaGTGTTTGCTCGCCCAGAGCAGTGCGTTAGGAGCAGAGGTGGCTTCCCAGGACACTGACAGACTTAACCAGGGAAGAGGAGCCCCCTTGCCGAAAGGTGAATTTAGTGGGGAGAGCACGACAGCGACAAAAGAATCCAGTTCTGCTCAGAAGCTCCCTGTGGAAGTGTTGAGTCCCCATGTAGCAGAAACCTGTGAAAGTCTGGAAGCTGCTCCTTTGTATATCAAAGAGGGAGCAGGGGGTTGCAGAAGGGCTGGTGCTTCGGGAGATCAGTCACATTCACACGTGAGTCTCCCCTCACAGGAACGGAGTGTAGCAGCAGTAAAAGCAGATAAGGTTTGGGGAGGAACATCCGAAGCTGAGAGCATACAGATGTGGATCGAGGAAGGAGATAGCCACAAAGGCAGCTGGGCCAATTCAAATTTAGATCCCCCACGCCCTGAGCACGGTATGgcggtggtaaaagcagataaaaTGAGCAGAGACACATCTCAGCAGAGCGTACGTGTGTGCAGCAAGGGAGAGGATACCCAGCAGGACAGGAGGCCAGATCCAAGTTTAGGTTGCCCACTGCAAACACTCAATGTGACAGCAGTAGCCATGGATAGAACTAGTGGAGGAACATGTACAAATACCAGTATGCAGATGTGCATTAAGAAGGAAAAAGTTATCTGCCAGGACAGTGAGAGGCAGGAGGAAATTCAGGTATCCAGCACCAGTTTGGAAGGAAAAATCCCTGTCCTGCAGGATAGGGAAACTGCTGGTGAAGTGGACCAAGGGCAGGAAGTTTTAGACAAAACCTTTGCAAAATGCTCTGCCGTACCTGCAGGGCACTGCCCAGATTCCCTCTTGAAAGGAAAGCTTTCAAATAT gagCAGAAAGGGAAGTTATGAGAAGCTCGAGGTATTGCCTAGAGCCTAA
- the PPP1R26 gene encoding protein phosphatase 1 regulatory subunit 26 isoform X1, with protein MFLMNASRLVALQTKWESFGAARNCRYPVCFSDAEGDVTRTSVSAKVQMIINNLQSQESPLGMNNEYDCIMQKKQKGEKGTSNRVTSNTTLLQKHPQYTKCGCPADLDDTEVEENVGFGTLLLDSDSDDSVDRGIEEAIQEYLKAKSKSDQSLQRNAECSENVSGDKGFKREFSQNKMAGNLLPVNFKADVLSEEYLSDHLGIGKRLQPASPQSISSDDSFEQSIQAEIVQFLNEKKQQESSKCVIGEDKKDSHVRAVLKCNKETTNQPNCGAIKQGCNALLLRHHPQLQKTSAQPKCLQSKTQEQPSDFRQANQAYLEMATASQPWLAERNEESGANYWGTRGALINESVHASDSSSDDGIEEAIQLYQLEKIRKEAGHAAAPVPLQREQLDTKGMADISASLTISSTKSASPEIHKSRIGSKRKEINSKSTELESTSNEFNKLFKPLKKARHFAPPGNKIAACELTLQASCRADTSAELMCAEAILDISKTIMPSQMGSDSKSLAADSFFSPQLLSSSRCESDSSLVDSDDSIEQEIRAFLALKAQSESLGTKPPSLAHSIQMPLPSEQNSLTSTLEPSLPKTLKLSLSQKRRLKREGRIAKQGASKPPEQRETGLFQPGNHSRFPVLQEGCALSSPAELCDAQRLGSKETRQQQPAASELSGCVALDPVNPFIQVQSSTGKLMKNTIQTQERDGSDDESSSLDSDEDLDSAIKDLLRSKRKLKKKSKDQKSQCKKRVRFSETETQLLDEFSSLQQNEWKCKNPMLLKSCFSKPRKAVKENAIRNPPDNTSVKLTNEKPETVKNLEFNLQLKKGYKPKPISNQNNLRIAKNRKCAFTAASDADDSSSVDSDDSIEQEIRKFLAEKAKDTAGNSEMQKDDVTLDLLSVTKPAANKGKAKQQLVENELDLMLGQGKKTEMSQQTDELKNSQRTEGKSAILHGSGKSASSAENVHTTGRSKAKQGAVEVKGVAGGELAGNAMGKNDVPPTEPEQKMLPPKTSKNEGRKVQKAMNAKSRAKRKNTFHLKISSKFIAGLKYARDRKKSLLLNKRQKAECLLAQSSALGAEVASQDTDRLNQGRGAPLPKGEFSGESTTATKESSSAQKLPVEVLSPHVAETCESLEAAPLYIKEGAGGCRRAGASGDQSHSHVSLPSQERSVAAVKADKVWGGTSEAESIQMWIEEGDSHKGSWANSNLDPPRPEHGMAVVKADKMSRDTSQQSVRVCSKGEDTQQDRRPDPSLGCPLQTLNVTAVAMDRTSGGTCTNTSMQMCIKKEKVICQDSERQEEIQVSSTSLEGKIPVLQDRETAGEVDQGQEVLDKTFAKCSAVPAGHCPDSLLKGKLSNMGRCDTEHEVLEDQEVGREGRQLFPYTNHPTTLGVPLAIYYRSRKGSYEKLEVLPRA; from the exons ATGTTCCTTATGAATGCTTCTCGTTTGGTAGCTCTTCAGACAAAATGGGAGTCCTTTGGAGCTGCGAGGAATTGTAGATACCCCGTTTGCTTCTCTGACGCTGAAGGGGACGTCACTAGAACCTCTGTAAGTGCGAAAGTGCAAATGATCATAAACAACCTGCAAAGTCAAGAGTCTCCCCTGGGTATGAACAATGAGTATGATTGTATTATGCAGAAGAaacaaaagggagaaaagggCACTAGTAACAGAGTCACATCTAACACCACGTTGCTACAGAAGCATCCTCAATATACCAAGTGTGGATGCCCCGCAGATTTGGACGACACCGAAGTGGAAGAGAACGTGGGGTTTGGGACTCTCTTGCTCGATTCTGATAGCGACGATTCTGTTGACCGAGGTATCGAGGAAGCCATTCAAGAGTActtgaaagcaaaaagcaaaagtgACCAGTCCTTGCAAAGGAATGCAGAGTGTTCTGAGAATGTAAGCGGAGACAAAGGGTTTAAGAGAGAATTCTCCCAGAACAAAATGGCTGGTAACCTTCTCCCCGTGAACTTTAAAGCTGACGTGCTCTCTGAAGAGTACCTGTCTGACCACCTGGGAATTGGTAAAAGGCTGCAGCCTGCTTCCCCTCAGAGCATCAGCAGCGATGACTCTTTTGAACAGAGCATACAGGCTGAAATAGTGCAGTTCCTGAATGAGAAGAAGCAGCAAGAATCAAGTAAATGTGTAATCGGGGAGGATAAGAAAGACTCCCATGTGAGAGCTGTCTTAAAAtgcaacaaagaaacaacaaaccaaccaaactgtGGTGCTATAAAGCAAGGCTGTAATGCGCTCCTCTTGAGACACCATCCCCAGCTACAGAAAACCAGCGCGCAGCCCAAGTGTTTGCAGTCGAAAACCCAGGAACAGCCCAGTGATTTCAGGCAAGCGAACCAAGCGTATCTAGAAATGGCCACTGCCAGCCAGCCCTGGTTAGCAGAGCGAAATGAAGAAAGTGGAGCTAATTACTGGGGGACGAGGGGAGCGCTGATCAACGAGAGCGTGCACGCGTCTGACTCGAGCAGCGATGATGGTATAGAAGAAGCCATTCAGCTTTATCAGCTGGAGAAAATCAGGAAAGAGGCAGGTCATGCAGCAGCCCCTGTGCCTTTGCAGAGGGAACAACTCGACACAAAGGGTATGGCGGACATTTCTGCGAGCCTGACGATTAGCTCAACAAAAAGTGCCTCACCAGAAATCCATAAAAGCCGTATCGGCAGCAagagaaaagaaattaattcaaagtcaacagaattagaaagcaccAGCAATGAATTTAACAAGCTGTTTAAACCACTGAAAAAAGCCAGGCACTTTGCACCTCCGGGAAACAAGATCGCTGCTTGCGAGCTCACGTTGCAGGCCTCTTGCAGAGCAGACACATCTGCAGAACTCATGTGTGCGGAAGCTATCCTCGATATTTCCAAAACAATCATGCCATCCCAAATGGGAAGTGACAGCAAATCACTGGCCGCAGACTCCTTCTTTTCTCCCCAGCTTCTCTCGTCCTCCCGCTGTGAAAGCGACAGCAGCCTTGTGGACAGCGATGACAGTATAGAGCAAGAAATCAGGGCTTTTTTGGCTCTGAAAGCACAGTCGGAAAGCCTCGGAACAAAGCCTCCCAGCCTGGCACACTCCATCCAGATGCCTTTGCCTTCTGAGCAAAACAGCCTTACCAGTacccttgagccttctcttcccaAAACACTGAAGCTATCACTGagtcagaagaggagactgaaaagggaaggaaggataGCAAAACAAGGCGCATCAAAACCACCTGAACAGCGGGAGACGGGACTTTTCCAGCCAGGTAACCATTCCAGATTTCCTGTGCTCCAAGAGGGATGTGCCCTGAGCAGCCCTGCGGAACTCTGCGATGCTCAAAGGCTGGGCAGCAAAGAGACTCGGCAGCAGCAGCCGGCAGCTTCCGAATTATCGGGATGTGTGGCCTTGGACCCTGTAAACCCTTTCATCCAGGTTCAGAGTAGCACAGGAAAGCTTATGAAAAATACCATCCAAACGCAGGAGCGGGATGGTTCGGATGATGAGAGCAGTTCTCTCGATAGTGATGAGGACCTTGATAGCGCTATCAAGGACCTTTTACGgtctaaaagaaaattaaagaagaaatccAAGGACCAGAAGTCTCAGTGCAAGAAGAGAGTCAGATTTAGCGAGACCGAAACTCAGCTGCTAGATGAATTCAGTAGCCTCCAACAAAACGAGTGGAAATGTAAAAACCCCATGCTACTGAAAAGCTGCTTCTCAAAACCTAGAAAAGCTGTGAAAGAGAATGCAATCAGAAACCCTCCAGACAACACGAGTGTCAAACTTACCAATGAAAAACCAGAAACCGTGAAAAACTTAGAGTTTAACCTACAGCTTAAAAAAGGATATAAACCGAAACCAATTTCAAACCAGAATAACCTGCGGATAGCTAAAAATAGAAAATGTGCTTTCACAGCTGCATCAGACGCCGATGACAGCAGCTCAGTGGACAGCGATGACAGCATCGAGCAAGAAATTAGGAAGTTTTTGGCAGAAAAAGCTAAAGACACCGCAGGCAATTCAGAGATGCAAAAAGATGATGTCACTCTGGACCTGTTGAGCGTGACCAAACCAGCTGCtaataaaggaaaagcaaagcaacagCTGGTTGAAAATGAGCTTGACCTCATGCTGGGCCAGGGTAAAAAGACTGAGATGTCTCAGCAAACTGATGAGTTGAAGAACTCTCAGAGAACGGAAGGGAAAAGTGCAATTTTACATGGCAGTGGGAAATCTGCTTCCTCTGCAGAGAATGTTCATACTACTGGCCGGTCGAAAGCTAAGCAAGGAGCGGTGGAGGTTAAAGGTGTTGCTGGTGGTGAGTTGGCCGGAAACGCAATGGGTAAAAACGATGTCCCTcctacagagcccgagcagaaaATGCTTCCACCTAAAACCAGCAAAAATGAAGGTCGTAAAGTGCAAAAAGCAATGAATGCAAAGTCTCGAGCTAAAAGAAAGAACACCTTCCATCTAAAAATTTCAAGTAAATTTATTGCAGGTCTAAAATATGCTCGGGACAGGAAAAAATCCCTGCTTTTGaacaaaaggcagaaagcagaGTGTTTGCTCGCCCAGAGCAGTGCGTTAGGAGCAGAGGTGGCTTCCCAGGACACTGACAGACTTAACCAGGGAAGAGGAGCCCCCTTGCCGAAAGGTGAATTTAGTGGGGAGAGCACGACAGCGACAAAAGAATCCAGTTCTGCTCAGAAGCTCCCTGTGGAAGTGTTGAGTCCCCATGTAGCAGAAACCTGTGAAAGTCTGGAAGCTGCTCCTTTGTATATCAAAGAGGGAGCAGGGGGTTGCAGAAGGGCTGGTGCTTCGGGAGATCAGTCACATTCACACGTGAGTCTCCCCTCACAGGAACGGAGTGTAGCAGCAGTAAAAGCAGATAAGGTTTGGGGAGGAACATCCGAAGCTGAGAGCATACAGATGTGGATCGAGGAAGGAGATAGCCACAAAGGCAGCTGGGCCAATTCAAATTTAGATCCCCCACGCCCTGAGCACGGTATGgcggtggtaaaagcagataaaaTGAGCAGAGACACATCTCAGCAGAGCGTACGTGTGTGCAGCAAGGGAGAGGATACCCAGCAGGACAGGAGGCCAGATCCAAGTTTAGGTTGCCCACTGCAAACACTCAATGTGACAGCAGTAGCCATGGATAGAACTAGTGGAGGAACATGTACAAATACCAGTATGCAGATGTGCATTAAGAAGGAAAAAGTTATCTGCCAGGACAGTGAGAGGCAGGAGGAAATTCAGGTATCCAGCACCAGTTTGGAAGGAAAAATCCCTGTCCTGCAGGATAGGGAAACTGCTGGTGAAGTGGACCAAGGGCAGGAAGTTTTAGACAAAACCTTTGCAAAATGCTCTGCCGTACCTGCAGGGCACTGCCCAGATTCCCTCTTGAAAGGAAAGCTTTCAAATAT GGGACGTTGTGACACCGAGCATGAGGTTCTAGAAGACCAGGAGGTTGGGAGGGAAGGGAGACAGCTCTTCCCATACACAAACCATCCTACCACCCTTGGTGTTCCTCTGGCAATATACTACAG gagCAGAAAGGGAAGTTATGAGAAGCTCGAGGTATTGCCTAGAGCCTAA